A genomic segment from Phragmites australis chromosome 6, lpPhrAust1.1, whole genome shotgun sequence encodes:
- the LOC133922624 gene encoding cold-responsive protein kinase 1-like isoform X2 produces MSCFSIFCKKRRATRQQSSHHNEDLPGGTNIKRYTYKELVRATENFNPSNKIGRGGFGSVYKGRLKNGTIVAVKVLSLESRQGVKEFLNELMAMSGISHDNLVKLYGYCVEEDQRILVYNYLENNSLAQTLLGFGHSNIQFNWRTRVNICLGIARGLAYLHDGVKPHIVHRDIKASNILLDRDLTPKISDFGLAKLLPPDATHVSTRVAGTLGYLAPEYAIRGQVTRRSDVYSFGVLLLEIVSGRSNSSTRLPYEDQMLLEKTWMYYEQGGLEKIIDSSLGDDLDVAQACRFLKVGLLCTQDVTRHRPTMSMVISMLTGETDVDSEKISKPAMITDFMDFKIRSMRKGNEEIATSSTSTFPSSIMAQGSPLLSAETTQASMTFTGVSDRE; encoded by the exons ATGAGTTGCTTTTCTATCTTTTGCAAGAAGAGAAGGGCAACAAGGCAACAAAGTTCTCACCATAATGAAG ACCTCCCTGGTGGTACAAATATAAAAAGATATACTTATAAGGAGCTGGTAAGGGCAACAGAAAATTTTAACCCATCGAATAAGATTGGTAGGGGCGGTTTTGGTTCTGTCTACAAG GGGCGGCTCAAGAATGGAACAATTGTTGCTGTCAAGGTCCTATCTTTAGAGTCACGGCAAGGAGTAAAGGAGTTTTTGAACGAACTCATGGCAATGTCAGGCATTTCACATGATAATCTTGTGAAACTTTATGGGTATTGTGTGGAAGAGGACCAAAGAATCCTTGTTTACAATTATCTTGAAAATAATAGCCTTGCACAAACACTTCTAG GCTTTGGCCACAGCAACATCCAGTTCAATTGGAGAACTCGAGTAAATATTTGCCTTGGTATTGCTCGTGGACTCGCATATCTCCATGATGGTGTCAAACCCCACATTGTTCACCGAGACATCAAAGCAAGCAATATACTTCTCGACAGGGATCTTACCCCAAAAATTTCTGATTTCGGTTTAGCAAAGCTTCTACCACCAGACGCAACACATGTTAGCACAAGGGTTGCAGGAACACT AGGTTACTTGGCTCCTGAATATGCCATTAGAGGACAAGTGACACGCAGGTCAGATGTCTATAGTTTTGGTGTTCTGCTTCTAGAAATAGTTAGCGGGAGATCTAACTCCAGTACAAGATTACCATATGAAGATCAGATGCTTCTTGAAAAG ACATGGATGTATTATGAGCAGGGAGGTTTGGAGAAAATCATAGACAGCTCTTTGGGTGATGACTTGGACGTTGCACAAGCCTGCAGATTCCTGAAAGTTGGGCTTTTGTGCACACAAGACGTCACAAGACATCGACCGACTATGTCCATGGTCATCAGCATGCTGACAGGTGAAACGGATGTCGACTCAGAGAAGATCAGTAAGCCTGCTATGATCACCGACTTCATGGATTTTAAGATCAGGAGCATGAGGAAAGGGAATGAAGAAATAGCCACATCCTCCACGTCCACGTTCCCATCCTCCATCATGGCGCAGGGTTCGCCTTTGCTCTCGGCAGAGACGACACAAGCCTCCATGACATTCACTGGGGTATCAGATCGCGAGTGA
- the LOC133922624 gene encoding cold-responsive protein kinase 1-like isoform X1 produces MSCFSIFCKKRRATRQQSSHHNEDLPGGTNIKRYTYKELVRATENFNPSNKIGRGGFGSVYKGRLKNGTIVAVKVLSLESRQGVKEFLNELMAMSGISHDNLVKLYGYCVEEDQRILVYNYLENNSLAQTLLGFGHSNIQFNWRTRVNICLGIARGLAYLHDGVKPHIVHRDIKASNILLDRDLTPKISDFGLAKLLPPDATHVSTRVAGTLGYLAPEYAIRGQVTRRSDVYSFGVLLLEIVSGRSNSSTRLPYEDQMLLEKFPEITNGVLLLQTWMYYEQGGLEKIIDSSLGDDLDVAQACRFLKVGLLCTQDVTRHRPTMSMVISMLTGETDVDSEKISKPAMITDFMDFKIRSMRKGNEEIATSSTSTFPSSIMAQGSPLLSAETTQASMTFTGVSDRE; encoded by the exons ATGAGTTGCTTTTCTATCTTTTGCAAGAAGAGAAGGGCAACAAGGCAACAAAGTTCTCACCATAATGAAG ACCTCCCTGGTGGTACAAATATAAAAAGATATACTTATAAGGAGCTGGTAAGGGCAACAGAAAATTTTAACCCATCGAATAAGATTGGTAGGGGCGGTTTTGGTTCTGTCTACAAG GGGCGGCTCAAGAATGGAACAATTGTTGCTGTCAAGGTCCTATCTTTAGAGTCACGGCAAGGAGTAAAGGAGTTTTTGAACGAACTCATGGCAATGTCAGGCATTTCACATGATAATCTTGTGAAACTTTATGGGTATTGTGTGGAAGAGGACCAAAGAATCCTTGTTTACAATTATCTTGAAAATAATAGCCTTGCACAAACACTTCTAG GCTTTGGCCACAGCAACATCCAGTTCAATTGGAGAACTCGAGTAAATATTTGCCTTGGTATTGCTCGTGGACTCGCATATCTCCATGATGGTGTCAAACCCCACATTGTTCACCGAGACATCAAAGCAAGCAATATACTTCTCGACAGGGATCTTACCCCAAAAATTTCTGATTTCGGTTTAGCAAAGCTTCTACCACCAGACGCAACACATGTTAGCACAAGGGTTGCAGGAACACT AGGTTACTTGGCTCCTGAATATGCCATTAGAGGACAAGTGACACGCAGGTCAGATGTCTATAGTTTTGGTGTTCTGCTTCTAGAAATAGTTAGCGGGAGATCTAACTCCAGTACAAGATTACCATATGAAGATCAGATGCTTCTTGAAAAG TTCCCAGAGATCACCAATGGGGTTCTCCTCTTGCAGACATGGATGTATTATGAGCAGGGAGGTTTGGAGAAAATCATAGACAGCTCTTTGGGTGATGACTTGGACGTTGCACAAGCCTGCAGATTCCTGAAAGTTGGGCTTTTGTGCACACAAGACGTCACAAGACATCGACCGACTATGTCCATGGTCATCAGCATGCTGACAGGTGAAACGGATGTCGACTCAGAGAAGATCAGTAAGCCTGCTATGATCACCGACTTCATGGATTTTAAGATCAGGAGCATGAGGAAAGGGAATGAAGAAATAGCCACATCCTCCACGTCCACGTTCCCATCCTCCATCATGGCGCAGGGTTCGCCTTTGCTCTCGGCAGAGACGACACAAGCCTCCATGACATTCACTGGGGTATCAGATCGCGAGTGA
- the LOC133922626 gene encoding auxin response factor 6-like isoform X1 → MKLSPSADVGLPEQPASPEEAEEHKCLNSELWHACAGPLVSLPAVGSRVVYFPQGHGEQVAASTNKEMESQIPNYPSLPPQLICQLHNVTMHADAETDEVYAQMTLQPLSPQELKDPFLPAELGTASKQPTNYFCKTLTASDTSTHGGFSVPRRAAEKVFPPLDFNQQPPAQELIAKDLHGSEWKFRHIFRGQPKRHLLTTGWSVFVSAKRLVAGDSVLFIWNDNNQLLLGIRRANRPQTVMPSSVLSSDSMHIGLLAAAAHAASTNSRFTIFYNPRASPTEFVIPLAKYVKAVYHTCISVGMRFRMLFETEESSVRRYMGTITGISDLDPVRWPNSRWRSVKVGWDESTAGEKQPRVSLWEIEPLTTFPMYPSPFALGLKRPWPTGLPSLYGGKEDSLTSSLMWLRDGANPGFQSLNFGGHGTSPWMQPRLDSSLPGLQSDMYWTIASAALPSTAKQVLPAVMQFQQPQNIAGRSALLSSQILQQVQPQFQQIYHQNISDNTIQGHTQPEYLQQQLQHCRSFNEQKPQLHPQLQQQESHQQQEQQCVQTPQNQQMQQQKNLPSFQCLPNASSSFSQLSSATQSPPSTLPTVSAFSHQQNFPETNISSLSPSNVSSMHGMLKPLPVSDPWSSKRVVVESIIPSRSHVISPQIKQLDMASCNIPQNSALAPLPGRECLVDQDGSSDPQNHLLFGVNIDSQSLLMQGAIPSLQNGNGSSTIPYSTSKFLSPSQNDFPLNEALTSSGCLDESGYDPCAETSEQVNQLPATFVKVYKSGAFGRLLDITRFSSYDELRSEVGHLFGLEGQLEDPLRSGWQLVFVDREGDILLVGDDPWQEFVNSVSCIKILSPEDVQQMGKQGIQLFSSAPATGLGNGCDSYVSRQESRSLSTGMAPVGSVEF, encoded by the exons ATGAAGCTCTCGCCGTCGGCCGACGTCGGCCTTCCGGAACAGCCGGCTTCGCCGGAAG AAGCAGAAGAGCACAAGTGCCTAAATTCTGAATTGTGGCATGCGTGTGCTGGCCCCCTTGTTTCGTTGCCTGCGGTTGGTAGTCGAGTGGTGTATTTTCCTCAAGGCCACGGTGAGCAG GTAGCGGCATCAACAAATAAAGAGATGGAGTCTCAGATCCCCAACTATCCTAGCCTGCCTCCGCAGCTTATATGCCAACTCCACAATGTGACCATGCAT GCTGATGCAGAGACAGATGAAGTCTATGCACAGATGACATTGCAGCCACTCAGCCCA caagagctcaaggatccaTTTTTACCTGCTGAGTTAGGCACTGCCAGCAAGCAACCAACTAATTACTTTTGCAAAACATTAACTGCAAGTGACACAAGTACACATGGTGGATTCTCAGTTCCCCGCCGAGCAGCAGAGAAGGTGTTTCCTCCACTG GATTTCAATCAGCAGCCTCCAGCACAGGAGTTGATTGCAAAAGATCTTCATGGCAGTGAGTGGAAATTTCGTCATATCTTTCGCG GTCAACCAAAGCGGCATCTTCTGACAACAGGTTGGAGTGTCTTTGTTAGTGCAAAGAGACTGGTTGCTGGAGACTCTGTCCTTTTTATCTG GAATGACAACAATCAGCTGCTTCTGGGAATTCGTCGGGCAAACAGGCCACAAACTGTCATGCCATCTTCGGTACTGTCTAGTGATAGCATGCATATTGGTCTGCTCGCTGCAGCAGCTCATGCTGCATCAACAAATAGCCGGTTTACTATTTTCTACAATCCAAG AGCAAGCCCTACAGAATTTGTCATACCATTGGCGAAGTATGTGAAAGCTGTGTACCATACCTGTATATCTGTGGGCATGCGTTTCCGGATGCTTTTTGAGACAGAGGAATCTAGTGTTAGGCG ATACATGGGGACAATTACAGGAATAAGTGATCTCGATCCTGTTCGCTGGCCGAACTCGCGCTGGCGTTCTGTAAAG GTTGGATGGGATGAATCAACTGCCGGAGAGAAGCAGCCAAGGGTGTCTCTTTGGGAGATTGAGCCACTGACAACTTTCCCGATGTATCCTTCTCCATTTGCTCTCGGACTAAAGCGTCCATGGCCTACAGGCCTGCCTTCTTTATATG GTGGAAAGGAGGATAGCTTGACCTCTTCTCTTATGTGGCTTCGAGATGGTGCAAACCCAGGTTTCCAGTCCTTGAATTTTGGCGGGCATGGTACGAGTCCTTGGATGCAGCCGAGGCTGGATAGTTCCCTACCTGGTCTTCAATCTGACATGTACTGGACCATAGCATCAGCAGCTTTACCAAGCACCGCGAAGCAAGTCTTGCCCGCGGTAATGCAGTTCCAGCAGCCTCAAAATATTGCTGGTAGATCTGCTCTTCTATCTAGTCAGATTCTGCAGCAAGTACAGCCTCAGTTTCAGCAAATCTACCACCAAAATATCAGTGACAACACAATTCAAGGTCATACTCAGCCTGAGTACCTCCAACAACAGCTTCAACACTGCCGATCATTTAATGAGCAGAAGCCTCAGCTGCATCCACAGCTACAGCAACAAGAATCGCACCAGCAGCAAGAACAACAATGCGTGCAAACACCACAGAATCAACAAATGCAACAACAGAAGAACTTGCCCAGCTTTCAGTGCTTGCCAAATGCTTCGTCATCTTTTTCTCAGCTTTCCTCAGCTACTCAGTCTCCACCTTCCACATTGCCAACAGTTTCAGCGTTCTCACATCAACAAAACTTTCCAGAGACAAACATCAGCTCTCTCTCACCATCCAATGTCTCTTCCATGCATGGCATGTTGAAACCATTACCGGTATCTGACCCATGGTCATCTAAGCGAGTCGTGGTGGAGTCTATTATTCCTTCTCGATCTCATGTTATTTCACCACAGATAAAACAATTGGATATGGCGTCTTGTAACATACCACAAAACTCTGCCTTAGCACCATTACCTGGGCGAGAGTGCTTAGTGGATCAGGATGGGAGCTCTGATCCTCAAAATCACCTCTTATTTGGTGTTAACATAGACTCACAGTCACTTTTAATGCAAGGTGCCATTCCAAGCCTTCAGAATGGTAACGGTTCTAGCACGATTCCATATTCCACCTCCAAATTCCTAAGCCCATCTCAGAATGATTTCCCCCTGAATGAAGCACTAACTAGTTCAGGCTGCTTAGATGAATCAGGATATGATCCATGTGCAGAGACTTCTGAGCAAGTAAATCAACTGCCTGCAACCTTTGTGAAG GTTTACAAATCTGGAGCTTTTGGAAGGCTGCTTGATATCACTAGATTTAGCAGCTATGATGAACTTCGTAGTGAGGTGGGGCATCTATTTGGCCTTGAGGGCCAGTTGGAAGACCCTTTGAGATCAGGCTGGCAGCTTGTATTTGTTGACCGAGAGGGCGATATCCTTCTAGTTGGTGATGACCCTTGGCA GGAATTTGTGAACAGTGTTTCCTGCATAAAGATACTTTCGCCGGAGGACGTTCAGCAGATGGGCAAGCAAGGCATTCAGCTCTTCAGCTCTGCTCCTGCAACAGGGCTCGGCAATGGCTGTGACAGCTATGTGAGCAGGCAGGAATCCAGAAGCCTAAGCACTGGAATGGCACCAGTGGGTTCGGTCGAGTTCTGA
- the LOC133922626 gene encoding auxin response factor 6-like isoform X2 translates to MRVLAPLFRCLRLVVEWCIFLKATVAASTNKEMESQIPNYPSLPPQLICQLHNVTMHADAETDEVYAQMTLQPLSPQELKDPFLPAELGTASKQPTNYFCKTLTASDTSTHGGFSVPRRAAEKVFPPLDFNQQPPAQELIAKDLHGSEWKFRHIFRGQPKRHLLTTGWSVFVSAKRLVAGDSVLFIWNDNNQLLLGIRRANRPQTVMPSSVLSSDSMHIGLLAAAAHAASTNSRFTIFYNPRASPTEFVIPLAKYVKAVYHTCISVGMRFRMLFETEESSVRRYMGTITGISDLDPVRWPNSRWRSVKVGWDESTAGEKQPRVSLWEIEPLTTFPMYPSPFALGLKRPWPTGLPSLYGGKEDSLTSSLMWLRDGANPGFQSLNFGGHGTSPWMQPRLDSSLPGLQSDMYWTIASAALPSTAKQVLPAVMQFQQPQNIAGRSALLSSQILQQVQPQFQQIYHQNISDNTIQGHTQPEYLQQQLQHCRSFNEQKPQLHPQLQQQESHQQQEQQCVQTPQNQQMQQQKNLPSFQCLPNASSSFSQLSSATQSPPSTLPTVSAFSHQQNFPETNISSLSPSNVSSMHGMLKPLPVSDPWSSKRVVVESIIPSRSHVISPQIKQLDMASCNIPQNSALAPLPGRECLVDQDGSSDPQNHLLFGVNIDSQSLLMQGAIPSLQNGNGSSTIPYSTSKFLSPSQNDFPLNEALTSSGCLDESGYDPCAETSEQVNQLPATFVKVYKSGAFGRLLDITRFSSYDELRSEVGHLFGLEGQLEDPLRSGWQLVFVDREGDILLVGDDPWQEFVNSVSCIKILSPEDVQQMGKQGIQLFSSAPATGLGNGCDSYVSRQESRSLSTGMAPVGSVEF, encoded by the exons ATGCGTGTGCTGGCCCCCTTGTTTCGTTGCCTGCGGTTGGTAGTCGAGTGGTGTATTTTCCTCAAGGCCACG GTAGCGGCATCAACAAATAAAGAGATGGAGTCTCAGATCCCCAACTATCCTAGCCTGCCTCCGCAGCTTATATGCCAACTCCACAATGTGACCATGCAT GCTGATGCAGAGACAGATGAAGTCTATGCACAGATGACATTGCAGCCACTCAGCCCA caagagctcaaggatccaTTTTTACCTGCTGAGTTAGGCACTGCCAGCAAGCAACCAACTAATTACTTTTGCAAAACATTAACTGCAAGTGACACAAGTACACATGGTGGATTCTCAGTTCCCCGCCGAGCAGCAGAGAAGGTGTTTCCTCCACTG GATTTCAATCAGCAGCCTCCAGCACAGGAGTTGATTGCAAAAGATCTTCATGGCAGTGAGTGGAAATTTCGTCATATCTTTCGCG GTCAACCAAAGCGGCATCTTCTGACAACAGGTTGGAGTGTCTTTGTTAGTGCAAAGAGACTGGTTGCTGGAGACTCTGTCCTTTTTATCTG GAATGACAACAATCAGCTGCTTCTGGGAATTCGTCGGGCAAACAGGCCACAAACTGTCATGCCATCTTCGGTACTGTCTAGTGATAGCATGCATATTGGTCTGCTCGCTGCAGCAGCTCATGCTGCATCAACAAATAGCCGGTTTACTATTTTCTACAATCCAAG AGCAAGCCCTACAGAATTTGTCATACCATTGGCGAAGTATGTGAAAGCTGTGTACCATACCTGTATATCTGTGGGCATGCGTTTCCGGATGCTTTTTGAGACAGAGGAATCTAGTGTTAGGCG ATACATGGGGACAATTACAGGAATAAGTGATCTCGATCCTGTTCGCTGGCCGAACTCGCGCTGGCGTTCTGTAAAG GTTGGATGGGATGAATCAACTGCCGGAGAGAAGCAGCCAAGGGTGTCTCTTTGGGAGATTGAGCCACTGACAACTTTCCCGATGTATCCTTCTCCATTTGCTCTCGGACTAAAGCGTCCATGGCCTACAGGCCTGCCTTCTTTATATG GTGGAAAGGAGGATAGCTTGACCTCTTCTCTTATGTGGCTTCGAGATGGTGCAAACCCAGGTTTCCAGTCCTTGAATTTTGGCGGGCATGGTACGAGTCCTTGGATGCAGCCGAGGCTGGATAGTTCCCTACCTGGTCTTCAATCTGACATGTACTGGACCATAGCATCAGCAGCTTTACCAAGCACCGCGAAGCAAGTCTTGCCCGCGGTAATGCAGTTCCAGCAGCCTCAAAATATTGCTGGTAGATCTGCTCTTCTATCTAGTCAGATTCTGCAGCAAGTACAGCCTCAGTTTCAGCAAATCTACCACCAAAATATCAGTGACAACACAATTCAAGGTCATACTCAGCCTGAGTACCTCCAACAACAGCTTCAACACTGCCGATCATTTAATGAGCAGAAGCCTCAGCTGCATCCACAGCTACAGCAACAAGAATCGCACCAGCAGCAAGAACAACAATGCGTGCAAACACCACAGAATCAACAAATGCAACAACAGAAGAACTTGCCCAGCTTTCAGTGCTTGCCAAATGCTTCGTCATCTTTTTCTCAGCTTTCCTCAGCTACTCAGTCTCCACCTTCCACATTGCCAACAGTTTCAGCGTTCTCACATCAACAAAACTTTCCAGAGACAAACATCAGCTCTCTCTCACCATCCAATGTCTCTTCCATGCATGGCATGTTGAAACCATTACCGGTATCTGACCCATGGTCATCTAAGCGAGTCGTGGTGGAGTCTATTATTCCTTCTCGATCTCATGTTATTTCACCACAGATAAAACAATTGGATATGGCGTCTTGTAACATACCACAAAACTCTGCCTTAGCACCATTACCTGGGCGAGAGTGCTTAGTGGATCAGGATGGGAGCTCTGATCCTCAAAATCACCTCTTATTTGGTGTTAACATAGACTCACAGTCACTTTTAATGCAAGGTGCCATTCCAAGCCTTCAGAATGGTAACGGTTCTAGCACGATTCCATATTCCACCTCCAAATTCCTAAGCCCATCTCAGAATGATTTCCCCCTGAATGAAGCACTAACTAGTTCAGGCTGCTTAGATGAATCAGGATATGATCCATGTGCAGAGACTTCTGAGCAAGTAAATCAACTGCCTGCAACCTTTGTGAAG GTTTACAAATCTGGAGCTTTTGGAAGGCTGCTTGATATCACTAGATTTAGCAGCTATGATGAACTTCGTAGTGAGGTGGGGCATCTATTTGGCCTTGAGGGCCAGTTGGAAGACCCTTTGAGATCAGGCTGGCAGCTTGTATTTGTTGACCGAGAGGGCGATATCCTTCTAGTTGGTGATGACCCTTGGCA GGAATTTGTGAACAGTGTTTCCTGCATAAAGATACTTTCGCCGGAGGACGTTCAGCAGATGGGCAAGCAAGGCATTCAGCTCTTCAGCTCTGCTCCTGCAACAGGGCTCGGCAATGGCTGTGACAGCTATGTGAGCAGGCAGGAATCCAGAAGCCTAAGCACTGGAATGGCACCAGTGGGTTCGGTCGAGTTCTGA